The sequence GATGATCCCGAGATTGTCTTATCGCTCAGTACACCTGACACGGCTATCACCGCTTGCTTTTTCTACCTCACTTCGTCTTCCAGCGAATCCTTGTCCTCCTTCGTCACAATTATtcctcatatattttataaaaacaattttaaatattaaacttgtagcatcttcatcatcatcatcatcatcatcaacatcgATATTATCACAGGCATCAGCGTTGTCATCATCAGCAGAATGACACTGAGTGATATTTAAACAAACACTCGGCACTAAACAAAGAACGCGTtgcgttaatatttaaactgatTAAAGACTGAGTACTGaggagtaataaaaataataataaagagaaaCACTCTTCTAGTGGTGGTTTcttcatataaaaatgaatatgaatatgtatacgtagatatatatatatatattaaataaatataccacTGAATATGAACACGCAAGCACCGAGACACACCACCGAGACCGAGTAGCCACTGATCCAACAACTGATCGGAGGAAAAGTCGGTACTCTACACCAGGCACAGGCACACACGTCGCCCAGCTAGCCGAGCCCTCTCCAAGGCGAAACGTGTTGTTGGCCTGTTGCTCTTTCTTCCTTCCTTCTCTCTCTGTCTCTTTAAACTCACATAACTTCTTACTCACTAGTTGGTTAAACCGCTTCGCGAGTTGGTAGAGAGGGAAAATTCAAACCCACACAAACAACCGACACCAACATTAACACAGaaatcaacatcaacatcaacatcgCGACAGCTACAAGCGCTATAAGCTGACACCCTTCATATCGATTCACAATGTTGCGATATTCGATTTaattcacattttttaaaaactccctcgcatttaaaattctttaattacttggaaattataatttttcccgcgtaaataaaaaaaatggtttttttttgacaGGTGAAGAGACTGGTGACGTTTTagctgtaattaaatttaaaaataatgactatGGTTTgaatggtttttaaaaatcgagcTGCTTTATGGAAACAGATCTTTAGGTTTAAATCTCCGCTCCTTAGCATCAAACTGTAGCTGGATGTCATATTGTAGgcaatattgaaataaatgaacTCTGCCATCTACAATGGACCGATGGCtgatgttttttaatattttactttggtGGTTATATTAACtttgttgataatatatattattattataataataataaataaaacattgttaataaataaataaatatgtaatttatgataaaagttattatttaaataattaattttgtatggGTACTATGATTTAGTAaacgaatttataattatacggagctggaattttttttcaacttacgagagctgtaaatatataatataaaaaaaattttgtggatGCTGGtgggtttttttattaagattcCGATAagtgattgtaaaaaaatacaaaaatgtCTTCTAAGAggtaacaaattattattattgtcggCTTTATTTAgattgtcatttttatttctttcgaaaatatttatttatagatttttatgattaattttatttaccgttttgtgctaaaaatttttaagtttttttttttttgtaaaagaccatttattttatttaccgaTGACGGTTTTGTTACAGCGAACTTAAGAAATTGTCCGAAGAGAGTTTGACGAGACAGCCAGAGGAagtatttgatattatttgcAAACTTGGAGAAGGGTActgtcatttaattattttattttacaactgTATGAtctgttatttaatttaattatttgaattttaatctgATTTACTTGCAGATCTTATGGATCGGTATACAAAGCACTGCACAAAGAAAGTGGACAAGTACTTGCCATAAAACAAGTGCCAGTGGATACCGATTtgcaagaaataataaaagaaatatccaTAATGCAACAATGCGATTCTCCATATGTTGTTAAATACTATGGGAGTTACTTTAAAAACACAGATCTctgggtaaaaatatttaatttaaatagaatagaaacttattttaatgtaaggcagttccattttttttacgtgaGATAAAAAtctagtttttatatttttacattcctttattaagtattttttgtgtctacaaaaatatatttagattgttATGGAGTATTGTGGTGCTGGTTCAGTAAGTGACATCATGAGGCTACGGAAGAAAACACTGCAAGAAGATGAAATAGCAACAATTCTTTGTGATACTCTCAAAGGTCTTGAGTATCTTCACTTGAGGCGTAAAATACATAGAGATATTAAGGCTGGCAATATCTTGCTCAATAATGAAGGCCATGCTAAATTAGCAGACTTTGGTGTTGCTGGCCAACTTACGGtatgatgataatatttatcaaaatatataattcaatttttttgtgatttatttatttatttaaacaggATACGATGGCAAAACGAAATACTGTCATTGGTACTCCATTCTGGATGGCACCGGAAGTAATACAGGAAATAGGGTACGACTGTGTCGCGGACATCTGGTCTCTGGGAATAACAGCACTGGAGATGGCTGAAGGAAAACCTCCTTACGGTGACATTCATCCAATGAGAGCGATATTTATGATACCGACGAAACCACCTCCAAGTTTTAGAGAACCCGATCAGTGGAGCCCGGAATTCATTGACTTTGTCAGTGTGTGTCTTGTCAAAAATCCCGAAGAACGTGCAACGGCTACGGAGCTGCTGAATCACGAATTTATTGGAGCTGCGAAACAGCCAAATATTCTCAGCCAAATGATTGCAGACGCTCATGAAATTCGGGAGAAACAGAGCGCACATCGCACTCATATTATAAACAATGTTGCTATCAAAGGACAAAATAATGCTGATGACTCGGTATgaattttaatgtcaattgatttattattttattttattttaattatttttttaattaggaCGAAGAAGATTGCAGCGGAACAATGAAACTTTTGCCAGAAGATCCGGGGACTTTAGTACCTGGTGATCTTCCAGATACTGGGACTCTGGTGTCGACAATTCTTGATCTGGGTACTATGGTTATCAACAGTGATACCGATAACGAAGCGACaatgaaaagtaatttatttaaaatggatattatttataaataaatttaaatatcatttaatttcttaaattttttacactagGGCACAATACAGGATCAGTAGAGTCTGGAAAAAAATACCGGCCTCTATTTCTCGATCATTTTGACAAAAAAGAAGCTCCGGAAATCGTTAaagtaaatcaataattattatttgtgatCAATAGTAGGGATCAAtacttaaatattacaatttttaggGCAATGGTCAAGTCTTACACAATACAGAAGCTGAGAATAAAGTGGACCCACCGACTCCAACGGAATCCCAGAGGTTCCAAAGCCACCTACAGCTccaattaaatcaaatttcccACCCGATACCCGAGCCACCGCACAATAACATACCCAAGTTTCAAAACGCATTTACAGAACGTGATTTTGATTtcgtaagtattttataaaaagttttaggtaaaaaataaataggcattattatttaaaaattgaatactaGATAAACAACCATATCCTGCAGTTAAAATTCCTCTCGTACGAGGAGCTGCAGCAACGGATGACTAGTCTCGACGCAGAGATGGAACGCGAGATCGACGAGCTGAGGAGGAGGTATCAGACCAAGAGACAGCCAATTCTCGATGCCATGGATACTAAGAGAAAGAGACAGCAAAATTTCTAACAGTTTGGTAATTTTTGTACGTTAAAATAATAGATGTGTGATGATAGTGTTAACAGTGGTGTACagttgtataaatttatagattttattctGTAATCATGTCAAGAGTTTACTTACTCCTGTCAGTGTGACCCACATTTATTTACAACACATAGTGCATCTTATTATCTTCATATTCACTTCTTTTATCAGAttcatttctttaaaaaattattatttccttatatattttgttaattagcttcccctaattaatttacttttctcAATATCGGTATGTTTTAATagtgtaatatattttattaaattatatgaaagATGCAACTCAAGataaaagacctagtacccaatcggggaactagtacccgatctcTCCTTGTATttgaaaatcaatatttagTAGAATTTAGTAaacatagatatacaaatatatgagtgaCCGGGTACTAGTTTTCTAATCAAGTACTAGGTCTCTTACTTtacatccatttttttttccataaaatattaaatatatttaatttaaaatcaaattaacttgccaaatagttttaaagttttttaataaggattataattaaaataaaaatttttagtcttcATTAAAATATCAGTAAGTTTTcccagtaaaatatttaaaataatattgtcatataataacaattatttgagatatttaaagatgcacatgtaaaataattatatacataggTTGATATAttacgataattaaaaaaaaaaaaaaaaaaaaaaaagaaaaaaaaactagaaattAGTCTTCCTATTTAAGGCATTTATGCGTTATTAttcagtttattattattattatctaaaataaaaataaacagaaaaaaatgttacatgagctatttaaaatttattgaaattttgctGATTAAcgcaaaaattaatgacagtATAGTTTGTCAGAATATGCTtatgcattgaaaaaaaaaaaaacttatttcgtgtcaaagaaaaatgatcttgataattaaatattattttgcaaAGTTAttcattgaataattaataataataacaattattattatatttatgttttgaaaaaaaacttgttacTTAACGCtgctgataaataatttaactgcacgttttattttattttattattattattattgattattttgagTGTTGCAATAATATAACTACTTATGTgggcataaaaaattaattttaattgccaATTAAAAGCTATCCtgcgtatttaaataaataattaattaaaaagtaacaaTTGATAGCCAGAACTGATCTAATCTTACAATACGATTATTTAGTCAGTAATCGTACAAAGTAATgacatatttttgatatagaaataataataattgataaacgCAATACAAGatctgattttaaaattaataataacgtAAATCTACACATTTTTAGAccgtaattaaatattttaatgaccAAGTAATGTTGCCATATAGAgagaacaaaaaaagtatcgaCGAGTAATTCATTTCGTTGATTATATTATTGACATacaaaatagattttttatgtcTGCATTGAAACTCTGtcagtgaaaaaaatccaacCAGACCAATGAAATTTAGCTGCAGTAGATTATACATCTAGAgggaaaagtaataaattccAATCTTGGAAAGTTCAAATTTCTGTCGATGTTTGAGAAATTTCCGTGACCGcgcatttaaattctttgtctTTTTATAAGTGCGACTTCTTTCCCGCTAAAcagaacaaaattaaaattttttgtaatatgaCGAAGTGTAAAAGACATAGATTTGGTATTTTGAGGTACTCGGGTTCAAATCTCAGCGTcggtattaaattttcaaatacgaGAACTAGATGTAATTCTAATTGACAAAATTGAAAGTTGTATTTGTACATTTGCtgatcatatttttatcacttctctaaacatttaaatacagTTTCAATGCAGACAGTAATAAAATGTGGCAtggaataaaatgaaatttcaggCTTCGCTTGAAATCGTCTTATTTTATTCCTAGGCACAGaatattctattattaaattatttaaaatttctacactaattaaatattcgcgtaaaatttatatttattctaaaaaataatttttttatttcatcatgacatttttaattgtattatacattattattattaatcattggagtcaaaaattgataacatttttttttttttaataaaaaattatacttagaCCATTTTATGGTTACAAATTGCTCCAGATAATTTAAGTATTC comes from Microplitis demolitor isolate Queensland-Clemson2020A chromosome 8, iyMicDemo2.1a, whole genome shotgun sequence and encodes:
- the LOC103572307 gene encoding serine/threonine-protein kinase 3 isoform X2, whose product is MSSKSELKKLSEESLTRQPEEVFDIICKLGEGSYGSVYKALHKESGQVLAIKQVPVDTDLQEIIKEISIMQQCDSPYVVKYYGSYFKNTDLWVKIFNLNRIETYFNIVMEYCGAGSVSDIMRLRKKTLQEDEIATILCDTLKGLEYLHLRRKIHRDIKAGNILLNNEGHAKLADFGVAGQLTDTMAKRNTVIGTPFWMAPEVIQEIGYDCVADIWSLGITALEMAEGKPPYGDIHPMRAIFMIPTKPPPSFREPDQWSPEFIDFVSVCLVKNPEERATATELLNHEFIGAAKQPNILSQMIADAHEIREKQSAHRTHIINNVAIKGQNNADDSDEEDCSGTMKLLPEDPGTLVPGDLPDTGTLVSTILDLGTMVINSDTDNEATMKRHNTGSVESGKKYRPLFLDHFDKKEAPEIVKGNGQVLHNTEAENKVDPPTPTESQRFQSHLQLQLNQISHPIPEPPHNNIPKFQNAFTERDFDFLKFLSYEELQQRMTSLDAEMEREIDELRRRYQTKRQPILDAMDTKRKRQQNF
- the LOC103572307 gene encoding serine/threonine-protein kinase 3 isoform X4, giving the protein MSSKSELKKLSEESLTRQPEEVFDIICKLGEGSYGSVYKALHKESGQVLAIKQVPVDTDLQEIIKEISIMQQCDSPYVVKYYGSYFKNTDLWIVMEYCGAGSVSDIMRLRKKTLQEDEIATILCDTLKGLEYLHLRRKIHRDIKAGNILLNNEGHAKLADFGVAGQLTDTMAKRNTVIGTPFWMAPEVIQEIGYDCVADIWSLGITALEMAEGKPPYGDIHPMRAIFMIPTKPPPSFREPDQWSPEFIDFVSVCLVKNPEERATATELLNHEFIGAAKQPNILSQMIADAHEIREKQSAHRTHIINNVAIKGQNNADDSDEEDCSGTMKLLPEDPGTLVPGDLPDTGTLVSTILDLGTMVINSDTDNEATMKRHNTGSVESGKKYRPLFLDHFDKKEAPEIVKGNGQVLHNTEAENKVDPPTPTESQRFQSHLQLQLNQISHPIPEPPHNNIPKFQNAFTERDFDFLKFLSYEELQQRMTSLDAEMEREIDELRRRYQTKRQPILDAMDTKRKRQQNF
- the LOC103572307 gene encoding serine/threonine-protein kinase 3 isoform X1, yielding MSSKSELKKLSEESLTRQPEEVFDIICKLGEGSYGSVYKALHKESGQVLAIKQVPVDTDLQEIIKEISIMQQCDSPYVVKYYGSYFKNTDLWVKIFNLNRIETYFNIVMEYCGAGSVSDIMRLRKKTLQEDEIATILCDTLKGLEYLHLRRKIHRDIKAGNILLNNEGHAKLADFGVAGQLTDTMAKRNTVIGTPFWMAPEVIQEIGYDCVADIWSLGITALEMAEGKPPYGDIHPMRAIFMIPTKPPPSFREPDQWSPEFIDFVSVCLVKNPEERATATELLNHEFIGAAKQPNILSQMIADAHEIREKQSAHRTHIINNVAIKGQNNADDSDEEDCSGTMKLLPEDPGTLVPGDLPDTGTLVSTILDLGTMVINSDTDNEATMKRHNTGSVESGKKYRPLFLDHFDKKEAPEIVKGNGQVLHNTEAENKVDPPTPTESQRFQSHLQLQLNQISHPIPEPPHNNIPKFQNAFTERDFDFINNHILQLKFLSYEELQQRMTSLDAEMEREIDELRRRYQTKRQPILDAMDTKRKRQQNF
- the LOC103572307 gene encoding serine/threonine-protein kinase 3 isoform X3: MSSKSELKKLSEESLTRQPEEVFDIICKLGEGSYGSVYKALHKESGQVLAIKQVPVDTDLQEIIKEISIMQQCDSPYVVKYYGSYFKNTDLWIVMEYCGAGSVSDIMRLRKKTLQEDEIATILCDTLKGLEYLHLRRKIHRDIKAGNILLNNEGHAKLADFGVAGQLTDTMAKRNTVIGTPFWMAPEVIQEIGYDCVADIWSLGITALEMAEGKPPYGDIHPMRAIFMIPTKPPPSFREPDQWSPEFIDFVSVCLVKNPEERATATELLNHEFIGAAKQPNILSQMIADAHEIREKQSAHRTHIINNVAIKGQNNADDSDEEDCSGTMKLLPEDPGTLVPGDLPDTGTLVSTILDLGTMVINSDTDNEATMKRHNTGSVESGKKYRPLFLDHFDKKEAPEIVKGNGQVLHNTEAENKVDPPTPTESQRFQSHLQLQLNQISHPIPEPPHNNIPKFQNAFTERDFDFINNHILQLKFLSYEELQQRMTSLDAEMEREIDELRRRYQTKRQPILDAMDTKRKRQQNF